The following proteins are co-located in the Syngnathus scovelli strain Florida chromosome 5, RoL_Ssco_1.2, whole genome shotgun sequence genome:
- the slit1b gene encoding slit homolog 1b isoform X1 has protein sequence MSGRSRGCGRASLRLLALLAVVSGVRGGGGGGARACPAPCSCLGNTVDCHGLGIRAVPTDIPRGVERLDLNGNNLTVISKSDFSGLKHLRVLHLMENQIREVERGALDELKDLERLRLNRNRLTQIPELLFQKNEALSRLDLSENAIRAIPRRAFRGAADLKNLYVGTVQGRREGSRRRPLVAFNSSKRPGRTVRECVSLDRQLDKNRIGCIEEGAFRALRSLQVLTLNNNNISSIPVSSFNHMPKLRTFRLHSNSLRCDCHLAWLSPWLRQRPALGLYTQCSAPPALRGLNLAELRKSDLACSGHSGSAFVQPCSLASGSCPPTCSCANNIVECRGRGLTAIPAHLPEAMAEIRLEQNGIKSVPPGAFTSYKKLRRIDLSNNQISEIAPDAFQGLKALNSLVLYGNKITELPAGVFDGLSSLELLLLNANEIRCVRASAFQDLESLALLSLYDNKIASLAKGTFGSLRGIQTLHLAQNPFVCDCNIKWLADFLGANPIETSGARCASPRRLANKRIAQIKSSKFRCSAKEQYHVPGAEDRRRVSGCDGKPSCPSKCRCEANVVDCSNLRLTKFPQPLPPATEELRLNNNDLTLLEATGAFKGLSQLKKINLSNNKISEIEDGAFEGASAVAELHLSANHLEAVRGAMFRGMDSLRMLMLRNNKIDCLHNGSFAGGLANVRLLSLYDNRLSAILPGTFDALPNLSTLNLLANPFNCDCRLSWLAAWLRSRRIVTGNPRCRGPAFLREIPLQDVAAPDFRCDDGSPAAESAGCRLGPQCPGACTCVDTVVRCSNKHLQALPRGLPANLTELYLDGNRFTRVPGHLGNFRHLQLIDLSNNQISSLSDDSFANMSQLTTLILSYNSLQCIPPLALGGLRKLRLLSLHGNDISELQQGIFDDVTSLSHLAIGSNPLYCDCRLLWLSEWLKSGYKEPGIARCSGPPAMEGKLLLTTPPERFLCQASVEASVAAKCNPCASSPCHNGGLCRALRSHSPPYACTCKDGFRGQHCESPADACASNPCINGATCLRDEQTGGFSCACASGFHGVYCEVDADDCRDHGCESGATCVDGAGNYTCLCPPGRDGLFCQEERDACAPAATNPCKNQATCVATAAGHRCVCVPGWVGPDCGLDYDECADHRCQNAARCVDHLDGYTCVCPQGYTGDLCEVSPASPCQLVHCQNGASCVEKAGAALCQCPAGFEGPACEKLVGVNFVNANAYVQLLDVKNLPRANITMQVSTGDDNGILLFNGDKEPIAVELHQGHIRVTYDPGNQPAAIYSSETVNDGLFHTVELLTLERTLNLSVDGGQAATLDGRRQAAGTDAPLYVGGLPEEAVAAASLLSLSSHAINTSGFHGCIRNLYINHELQDFTRGHMQAGVLPGCRACREFLCVHGSCQPGGGAQGVQCVCQSGWAGPHCDQPIREARGAVDAAGAPEALGSVCLGVPVRDYHRLQRGALLCRTSKTFSWVECQGRCQPEGVSPTCCAPLRLRRRRISFLCDDGTSVTQDVEKPLECGCKMCV, from the exons ATGAGCGGGAGGTCAAGAGGATGCGGGCGGGCGTCGCtgcggctcctggcgctgctggCCGTGGTGTCGGGGGttcgaggaggcggcggcggcggcgcgcgggcctGCCCGGCTCCCTGTAGCTGCCTGGGGAACACGGTGGACTGCCACGGCCTCGGGATCCGCGCCGTGCCCACCGACATCCCCAGAGGAGTGGAAAGGCT ggACCTGAACGGCAACAACCTGACCGTCATCAGCAAGTCGGACTTTTCCGGCCTGAAGCATCTGCGAGTGCT TCACCTCATGGAGAACCAAATTCGAGAGGTGGAGCGAGGCGCTCTGGATGAGCTGAAGGATCTGGAACGact TCGTCTCAACAGGAATCGTCtgacgcaaattccggagcttctCTTCCAGAAGAATGAAGCTTTATCGCGACT CGACCTCAGTGAAAACGCCATCCGGGCCATTCCCAGGAGAGCCTTCAGAGGAGCCGCCGACCTCAAAAATCTGTACGTTGGAACTGTtcaaggaaggagggagggatcgAGGCGGCGCCCCCTTGTGGCGTTCAATTCATCCAAACGTCCTGGTCGTACGGTACGTGAGTGTGTGTCCCTTGACAGGCAGCTGGACAAGAACCGCATCGGCTGCATCGAGGAGGGCGCCTTCCGAGCATTGCGATCTCTGCAAGTACT GACgctgaacaacaacaacatcagcAGCATTCCCGTGTCCAGTTTCAACCACATGCCCAAACTGCGCACTTT tcggCTCCACTCCAACTCTCTGCGCTGCGACTGTCACCTGGCCTGGTTGTccccgtggctgcgccagcgccCGGCGTTGGGCCTTTACACCCAGTGCAGCGCCCCGCCCGCCCTCAGGGGACTCAACCTGGCCGAGCTGCGCAAGAGCGACTTGGCCTGCTCAG GCCACAGCGGCAGCGCCTTCGTGCAGCCGTGCAGCCTGGCGTCCGGCTCGTGTCCGCCGACGTGCTCGTGCGCCAACAACATCGTGGAGTGCCGGGGGCGAGGCCTGACCGCCATCCCCGCCCACCTCCCAGAGGCCATGGCAGAGAT TCGTCTGGAACAGAATGGCATCAAGTCTGTTCCTCCAGGTGCCTTCACCTCCTACAAGAAGCTTCGGCGAAT AGACCTGAGCAACAACCAAATTTCAGAGATTGCTCCGGATGCTTTTCAAGGCCTCAAAGCTCTCAACTCCTT GGTTTTGTACGGCAACAAGATAACGGAGCTTCCCGCCGGCGTGTTTGACGGCCTGTCCTCGCTGGAGCTGCT CTTGCTGAACGCCAACGAGATCCGCTGCGTGCGCGCCTCGGCCTTCCAGGATCTGGAGAGCTTGGCGCTGCTTTCGCTGTACGACAACAAGATCGCAAGTTTGGCCAAAGGAACCTTCGGCTCGCTGCGAGGCATCCAGACGCT CCACCTGGCCCAGAACCCCTTTGTGTGCGACTGCAACATCAAGTGGCTGGCCGACTTCCTTGGCGCCAACCCCATCGAGACCAGCGGGGCGCGCTGCGCCAGCCCGCGACGCCTCGCCAACAAGCGCATCGCGCAAATTAAAAGCAGCAAGTTCCGATGCTCCg CCAAGGAGCAGTACCACGTTCCAG GGGCCGAGGACCGCCGGCGGGTTTCCGGCTGCGACGGCAAGCCGTCGTGTCCCAGCAAGTGCCGCTGCGAGGCCAACGTGGTGGACTGCTCCAATTTGAGACTCACCAAGTTCCCCCAACCCTTGCCGCCGGCCACGGAGGAACT GCGTCTGAACAACAATGACCTCACCCTGCTGGAGGCCACGGGCGCGTTCAAGGGCCTCTCGCAGCTCAAGAAAAT AAACCTGAGCAACAACAAAATCTCGGAGATCGAGGACGGCGCCTTCGAGGGCGCCTCGGCCGTAGCCGAGCTCCACCTGAGCGCCAACCACCTGGAGGCGGTGCGGGGGGCCATGTTCCGAGGGATGGACTCGCTGCGCATGCT GATGTTGCGCAACAACAAGATCGACTGCCTGCACAACGGCAGCTTCGCCGGCGGGCTGGCCAACGTGCGTCTGCTGTCGCTCTACGACAACCGGCTGAGCGCCATCTTGCCCGGAACCTTTGACGCGCTTCCCAACCTCTCCACGCT GAACCTGCTGGCCAACCCGTTCAACTGCGACTGCCGTCTGTCCTGGTTGGCCGCCTGGCTGAGGAGCCGGCGCATCGTGACGGGAAACCCTCGCTGCCGAGGGCCGGCTTTCCTGCGCGAGATCCCGCTGCAGGACGTGGCGGCGCCCGACTTCCGCTGCGATGACG GCTCTCCGGCGGCAGAGTCGGCCGGCTGCCGTCTGGGCCCGCAGTGCCCCGGGGCTTGCACCTGCGTGGAcacggtggtgcgctgcagcaaCAAGCACCTGCAGGCCCTGCCCAGGGGACTTCCTGCTAACCTCACCGAACT ATATCTGGACGGGAACCGGTTCACGCGAGTACCCGGGCACCTGGGCAACTTCCGCCACCTGCAGCTTAT AGATCTAAGCAACAACCAAATCAGCTCCCTGTCCGACGACTCCTTTGCCAACATGAGCCAACTCACCACCCT GATCCTCAGTTACAATTCCTTACAATGTATTCCTCCTCTGGCACTGGGAGGCCTGCGAAAACTGAGGCTCTT ATCTCTGCACGGTAACGACATCTCTGAGCTGCAGCAAGGAATCTTCGACGACGTCACGTCACTCTCGCACCT CGCCATCGGCTCCAACCCGCTGTACTGCGACTGCCGCCTGCTGTGGTTGTCCGAGTGGCTGAAGAGCGGCTACAAGGAGCCGGGCATCGCGCGCTGCAGCGGACCGCCCGCCATGGAGGGCAAACTCTTGCTCACCACGCCGCCCGAACGCTTCCTCTGtcagg CTTCGGTTGAGGCCAGCGTGGCGGCCAAGTGCAACCCGTGCGCGTCGTCGCCTTGCCACAACGGAGGCCTCTGCCGGGCCCTGCGCTCGCACTCGCCGCCGTACGCGTGCACCTGCAAGGACGGATTCAGG GGCCAACATTGTGAGAGTCCCGCCGACGCGTGCGCCAGTAACCCTTGCATCAACGGAGCCACTTGTCTCCGAGACGAGCAGACGGGCGGCTTCAG TTGCGCGTGCGCGTCTGGCTTCCACGGCGTCTACTGCGAGGTGGACGCCGATGACTGCCGGGACCACGGCTGCGAGAGCGGCGCCACCTGCGTGGACGGCGCCGGCAACTACACTTGCCTGTGCCCACCGGGACGAGACG GCCTCTTTTGCCAGGAAGAGCGTGACGCCTGCGCCCCCGCCGCGACCAACCCCTGCAAGAATCAGGCCACCTGTGTCGCCACAGCCGCTGGACACCg ATGCGTGTGCGTCCCGGGTTGGGTGGGTCCCGACTGCGGCCTGGACTACGACGAGTGCGCGGACCACCGCTGTCAGAATGCGGCGCGCTGCGTGGACCACCTGGACGGATACACCTGCGTGTGTCCCCAGGGATACAC GGGCGATTTGTGCGAGGTGTCACCGGCCTCGCCCTGCCAGCTGGTCCATTGCCAAAACGGCGCCTCCTGCGTGGAGAAGGCGGGAGCAGCGCTGTGCCAGTGCCCGGCGGGCTTCGAGGGTCCTGCCTGCGAGAAGCTGGTCGGCGTCAACTTTGTCAACGCAAACGCTTACGTCCAACTGCTCGACGTCAAGAACCTCCCCCGAGCCAACATCACCATGCAG GTGTCTACTGGGGATGACAATGGCATTTTGTTGTTTAATGGAGATAAGGAGCCAATCGCTGTGGAGCTTCATCAAGGTCACATCAGGGTGACCTATGACCCCGGCAACCAGCCCGCCGCCATCTACAG CTCGGAGACGGTGAACGACGGTCTCTTCCACACGGTGGAGCTGCTGACCTTGGAGCGGACGCTCAACTTGTCGGTGGACGGAGGGCAAGCGGCCACGCTGGACGGACGCCGGCAGGCCGCCGGGACGGACGCGCCGCTCTACGTGGGAG GCCTTCCAGAGGAGGCAGTCGCCGCCGCCTCGCTGCTGTCGCTGTCCTCTCACGCCATCAACACGTCGGGTTTCCACGGCTGCATCCGGAACCTTTACATCAACCACGAGCTTCAGGACTTCACCCGAGGGCACATGCAGGCGGGCGTGCTGCCGGGGTGCCGGGCCTGCCGCGAGTTCCTCTGCGTGCATGGCTCTTGCCAACCAGGAGGGGGTGCACAG ggCGTGCAGTGTGTGTGCCAGTCGGGGTGGGCGGGGCCCCACTGTGACCAGCCAATCCGAGAAGCAAGGGGTGCGGTCGACGCTGCGGGAGCTCCTGAAGCTTTAG GCTCGGTGTGTTTGGGTGTCCCCGTGCGCGATTACCACCGCCTCCAGCGCGGGGCGCTCTTGTGCCGCACCTCCAAGACCTTCTCTTGGGTGGAGTGCCAGGGCCGCTGCCAGCCAGAGGGGGTTTCCCCGACCTGCTGCGCCCCGCTGAGGCTGCGGCGACGTCGGATCAGCTTTCTGTGCGACGACGGAACGTCTGTGACGCAAGATGTGGAGAAACCGCTAGAGTGTGGATGCAAAATGTGTGTGtag